Within the Hevea brasiliensis isolate MT/VB/25A 57/8 chromosome 2, ASM3005281v1, whole genome shotgun sequence genome, the region aacacagtaaaactgtgtatttcagtggaaaagaataccggaaaagaacccgagggatcgagtcaaggccaagaggcgactcgtataaggtttgtgcttaaaattcatttacaaagtgcatgaaatgtatattatgcttttgctttaaattgttgaaagtttatttgtgtatatttgaaatgataataaatgtttagtaaattgttaagataagttttgaaaccacagtgtcatgaccatatatttgaacacctcactagtatgactagtgggggaaatcaatttcgaattttaattcattcgctggctgaagtgttgagttgtgtgccaatagaagaagaaaaaaaatgggttcccatatatttgagctagctagccttgtgttatGACTTCTCCTtagtctctggctattgagatgatatttatttcgaatggcatgacataactgtgtgtttttatgaaatttgttttaagacttttgaaatgaaattatttggattaaaatctcacaaatcatgttttgaatttatatttcatgttcagtttaatttttgaataaatatgatttaaattctacataaagattatttttagtatgttgtgcaccactgagtcctaatactcagcgatggctgttattgctgtcgtagatatagagactagaggagcagcagagtagttgctgaggattgaggagctacctactctgaaatttatcgggtatattttataccctgattgtaaaaattattttgatgtatgtaatgtatgtaaatgtaaaatggtcatgagcagttgtatagagttgtttaaagtttgtaataaattttggtttggatttttcttaatgtaaatttttgtaataatgtgtataaattgttttatcttatttgaaatatgaattgaagtattttgttttaatttgaatgaaattgaattataatattttgatgatgttgaattttggaaattgagaaatgatgttgaaattggttgggatggatgttgaaatgatgaagttgttgagataaatctttggaagtgctttttacaggtatttaaataactgttttctctaaatacagacggcactctgctgaaatttttataaaatttgctgaaaaataaaatgagacaaaaatcttaactagttttcaaactctaattaaatgttttgatacttattagaaaatgctcaccacttacgaaagtaagaaaattgttttaaaattccttgtagggtacttaatgagttatcggtaggtgaagttcggtagttcattaggtattctacgggatcatgttatatcttacagaggggtaaggtttgacatattatatgttcaagcatgcttatgcatcacttataaatatgtatctatattgTTAAACACTagacacgttttatattgcattcataattgatgaattgtcatggatgttgtttgtggcaatttggagcagtgtgcgtgcgtataGTCTGGTATTGGATATAGACAGGACGAGTAGATacaacttgagagacactcgctgggactcggtcctttatggataagtaagggtaaacacggcttgagagacactcactgagaccccgcatttagtttattaagcgaaagtctagcttgtgagacactcactggcagaggttggattaagaaagctgtataggggattagctccattatatgtactgtttgaacagtgttgggtgggtgagtgctccaaattacctttttactgccatgatgtggtttgtatgaaaattatgattacATTGCATTCCATTCctcaggatgcattagctttagttagctatagaaattgtagttaaaattagtattttattctctgagtcgaacgctcactcctgctcATCTATTTTTCCAGTCTACAGGAGGAgatctttttcagaataacctgcttcttttctcgcaggttatcaataattacttaattttattattattttctaaatttgtaatttagaactccacATGTGTTAGCAGTTGTATAGACCCTGTTAGGAATTGTgtcaatttaaatttttgaggTTAATATATAAAGATTTGTATGATACTTAAacaatttgtaaatgatgtaaccggATTGAGCTAAACTTTCCTAATTTGAGTTCctgataattattgggttaagttgacccgaaataaaattataatattttaatttaaattatttttatatgcatgttaGGCCTAAATTATGGGTCTGGTCATGAGTTTGAGAACAGTAAAACTTACTATAGGCCTTGGGAGCTTTATACTGGTCCAGGTCCTAGTACCAGttcgacccataggttgggtcgtgacattaaaaatattatattttttaaagcatataaattaattaattttattaaaataaaaattaaataataatattttttaaaatataaaaattaattaattttttaaaataaaaagattaaataataattcaaataatataaaaaataaaaattttgataaaaattaaataatttaatgaaaataaaatataaaaattatataatatattttttaaatataaaaattaaataattaattttattaaaataaaaaaattaaataataatttttgcaACTGTAAACGGTGATATGTGAGAACGGACAAAGGAGGAAGGATCTATCCATTCATATgttcgtatatatatatatatatatatatatatatatatatatatatatatatatatatatatatatatatatatatatatatatatatatatataagttgtaACTTACCCACAATAAAAATAACACCAACACCGAGGGCCACGTCACCCCGACTTGACGTTTCTGAAACAGACAAGCCAAAGCCCAAGCCCAGGCTTTTGAAATTTTGTGGCGTTCATTTCAAGTCAAGCtgcgtcttcttcttcttcttctgggcTGCTTCTTCTGTAATTTTAGTTCTCGCTCTCTTTCTAGGGTACCCGAtcattgttttttctttttttgttgaaCATGACGACCATGGAGAGCTTGATAGGCTTGGTTAATAGGATTCAGAGAGCTTGTACCGTGCTCGGAGACTATGGAGGTGAGGATAATGCTTTTTCTTCTCTCTGGGAAGCTCTTCCCTCTGTTGCCGTCGTTGGTGGACaggttcttctttctttctccctgTATTTCGTTTTTACTTATCAATTAATAAACCGAAAGCCGTTACTTCCAAAGAGAACCGacatattcaatttttttttttaatttagaaatcAATATCCCGGAACGACAAGGAGGGACTAAGATAAGATTACGTAAATCTAGGGGGCACTGTCTCCGTACAGTTTGTGTGAGtgtgagtgtgtgtgtgtgtgtttgtgtgtgtgagagagagagagagagagagagagggtttgGGAATTGTGTGTACACGTGCGTGCACACAGAGAAAGAGAGAATCTAATGTTTCTATATTCACTCACAATTCTCCAGTTTtcaaatttcttacatttttattTGGAATTTGATGTTGAGTGCAGAGTTCAGGAAAGTCTTCGGTCTTGGAAAGCATAGTAGGCCGAGACTTTCTTCCTAGAGGATCAGGTTTGTGcctttttatttcttcaattcaATGATGTGGATAAAGCTTTAACTCCAAAAATTTTGTCAACCTAATGTTTAATTGAGCTGTTTTGTTGTGATTCTTGCAGGGATTGTTACAAGGAGACCTTTGGTATTGCAGCTTCATAAGACTGAGGAGGGATCACAGGAGTATGCCGAATTTCTTCATCTTCCCAAGAGACGCTTTACTGATTTTGGTTAGTTTGTAATTTATGTTGTATTCACTTGCtgattgaaaaatattatggTATGTAAAAATGCTTATTTTGCTGATGCAGCCCTGGTTCGCAAGGAGATTCAGGATGAAACTGATAGAATGACTGGGAAAACGAAACAAATTTCTCCTGTTCCTATTCATCTCAGCATCTACTCTCCAAATGGTGGGTAATTACTTTTTTTACTTCCTTATTTGTGTAATATTTTAGGAGCTGTTGTACATCTTTTGTTCATGGTTAGGCCAAGGTTGAAAACATTAGCTGTTTTTCTTGGTTCGCATTATCTTGCAGTTGTCAACTTAACACTGATTGATTTACCTGGCTTAACAAAAGTCGCTGTTGGTATGTTCCACTTTTTTCCTTATTCTGAATTTTACTTGCACAtgcatttattttaatatttcagTACTGAATGGAATGCATTATTTTCCTTAGAGGGACAGCCTGAGAGTGTTGTTCAAGAAATTGAGACCATGGTCCGTTCATATGTTGAAAAGGTAATGAGACATAATTATACAAGTTTTTGTGTTTGTTTAGATGAAAGCTATCGTGTTTCAGTATGGTAAATGGTCAACTTCTTGATTTCTTTTAGATAGAATTGCAATATAAACAGTGTTTTCCTTAGCAATCACAGGTAATTTTTGTTGTCAAAACAAATTGACAcctccacccccccccccccccaaaaaaaaaaaaaaccaaatatatatatatatatatatattacacatAAACTGCCATCCTATTTGCGAGCTGCTTAAAATTTTGGCTGCAATGATTGTATGAAGCTATGAAGTATGATTGGGGAAATGCTTATGTTTATAACAGTTTCTGCGTGGATGTTATTTGTGTTCTGATTGATGACCATATGGTATTTGTAGCCAAATTGTGTCATACTTGCAATATCTCCGGCCAATCAAGATATAGCAACATCTGATGCTATCAAGCTTTCCAGGGAAGTGGATCCCTCTGGTATGCTTTTTTAACTTTTGTATTTTATGTTGGCTATACATTATTGAAAGCACTTTGTATCTTGGTTTGTAAATTGCTCAGGTGAAcggacatttggtgtcctgacaaAGTTGGATTTGATGGACAAAGGAACTAATGCATTAGATGTAAGTTTTCACTCTCCCTTTCCCCcttatctatttatttttttcactaTCGTTGCTAATACCATAACCAAGGATAAATGATGCTTAATTGATGTTCATGATTAAGGTTCTTGAAGGAAGATCTTATCGGCTGCAGCATCCTTGGGTTGGGATTGTTAACCGCTCACAAGCAGATATTAACAAAAATATCGATATGATTGTTGCAAGGCGCAAAGAGCGCGAGTATTTTGCAACCAGCCCTGATTATGGGCATTTAGCCAATAAAATGGGTTCAGAATATCTTGCAAAACTTCTCTCCAAGGTTTGGAATTTCATATGCTGCATTTTAAGATTGGGAAAAGAAAAAATTAGTGCGTGATTTTGATGATGATGTGTTCAGCACTTGGAGTCGGTAATTAGGGCTCGAATACCAAGCATTACATCCTTGATAAACAAGAGCATTGAGGAACTTGAATCAGAGATGGACCATCTTGGTAGGCCTGTAGCTGTTGATGCTGGGGTGAGTAGCTTATTCCTTTTTTATCATTCTTCACCAATGTGCTATTTCTATCAGTACATAACTGACAGATGATATTTTAGGCACAATTATACACTATCTTGGAACTTTGTCGCGCATTTGATAGGATATTCAAGGAGCACCTGGAAGGAGGGTAAGCATTATTACTACTACTCTGTTGGCAACGAGGCAATACTCCCCCTCCCCCTCCAACCAAAGAAAAATAGGTTTTTCCTCATTTCAATCATTTAAGTGTAGACTGCAGGATAATATTTCCAAATACAATTTTTCATATCCTACTAAAGTCAAATGTGGTTATGAGACTGGTGTGGCCTGTGGCAAACTAACCAACCTTTTATGTGATTAGGTTTATGTTTTAGGAAGAATCCTACTATGAGGAATTCTTTTTTACCTGTCGTGATGAATTAATTGGAATTTTATCAGGACCTAACCAAACCATGCTTAGTTCTCTAGCTTAGCTGGTTCTGTTATTGTTATCAGGACTTGACAGGATACAGGCAATTGCTGTAAATTTGCCTTTATTAAATTTGAATCTGAAGGGATTTTTTTTCCTCGTTTTAAATTCATCAATTGTAGAACATCTACATTCAGATTTCATCTTAGATGGAGCATCAACGTCTTCTTTATCAAATAATATAATGCCTAGATTTTTATCTCAGGCGAACTGGAGGTGATCGAATTTATGGCGTCTTTGACAATCAGCTTCCTGCTGCTTTGAGGAAGCTTCCATTTGATCGACATCTTTCACAGCAGAATGTGAGGAGAGTGGTCTCAGAGGCAGATGGTTATCAGCCACATCTGATTGCCCCAGAGCAAGGTTACAGGCGTCTTATCGAGGGAGCACTGAATTATTTTAGGGGTCCAGCTGAAGCTTCTGTGGATGCTGTAAGTGGTCCAATTTTCTTTGTGTTTACCTACTATTATGTGCGTCTGAATTTTTTCTTCAAATTATCTGGATAGTAACATCTAATGGAAATTTTTATCTTACCGTTTACTGATTTTAACATTGCATTCTAGGTTCACTTTGTCCTAAAAGAACTTGTGAGAAAATCAATAGGAGAAACACAGGTGAAGCATTAATGTTTTTTTCCTCCTCTTTTGAGACAATGGATTTTAGGGTGGTCGTATATAGGAAATGTCTAAATCATTAAATGCTGATAACAAAACAGGAATTGAAGCGTTTTCCTACTTTGCAAGCTGAAATAGCTGCTGCATCAAATGAGTCCTTGGAGAGGTTCCGTGAGGATAGTAAGAAGACAGTTATTAGATTAGTGGATATGGAATCTTCATATCTAACAGTGGAGTTTTTTCGAAGGCTTCCCCAGGAAGTGGAGAAAGGAGGAAGTCCTGCAGGAAATCCAGCTTCCTCAACTGTGGACCGATATACAGAGGGACACTTCAGGAGGATTGGGTCAAATGTTTCCTCTTATATTATGATGGTGTCTGAGACACTCAAGAACACAATTCCCAAGGCTGTGGTTTATTGCCAAGTTAGAGAGGCCAAACAATCATTGCTAAATCACTTCTACACACAAATAGGGAAGAAAGAGGTACACAATCGGGGTTTCTCTATCCATGCTGGAGTCGATTCTTTCATTATTGATGGTTCAAGATATTATTTCATTGTACCTTGAGGGTTACATCATGTTTCTTCCTCAGTCAAGGATCTGATATTTTTTTTTCCATGATGTTCCAGGGTAAGCAGCTTTCACAATTATTGGATGAAGACCCAGCATTGATGGAGAGGAGACAACAGTGTGCGAAAAGGCTTGAATTATACAAGGCCTCGAGGGACGAGATTGATTCAGTATCATGGGCTCGCTAAGTTATCTGGTATTATGATTAGTAAAAGTTGCGGTCCAGACTTTTGATGGTTGagattctttttctttccttataTAGTTTATTGCCCGTTGTCTTTGTGGCTGATTCCTTGGGATGTGGGGTGGATGCTGGACCTTACTTACGTTGGATATTTTGTAGGTGGATAGATTGGCTTAACCCGTGGAAAATCTCCTAGGCTTCCCTTGTATCATAATAATGTAATATATTAAAATGCTGAAACATTACTTTCATCGTTAGTCTCTCTCAAGGTGTTATTAAAGATATACAAGCCTGGGCCTCTGAGTTCGAAGCTGTAAGCTTTTCTTTTGTCAGGCACACTGCCAATGTGGCTGCTCATAGGATAGCAGTGAAGACATTACATGATTCCTCTTTCCTTTGTTATCCTATGAATTAAGGCGTTGTTTGTATCTTCAGTCGTATCCAGGTCCTTTGTTCAATGAAGTTCATAtcgttgacaaaaaaaaaaaaaaaggtttgtcTATAGCCattcttttttttaatatttcattgTTTCTCTCCAAAAGGGTGGGAGTGTATAGTGGAATCAGTATCAAACCAAAAGAAGTGATGTTTGTGCAACCATTGTATTGATTCATGGAGCTGTTTGAGAATGTAAATGTCAAGTGCTCGAtagattttttttcttaaaaaaaaaaaggaaaagaaaagagagcGACAAACAATTAGTTGATTCTGAAAAATTATTTAGCTTCAATGGTGTATTACGAGATCTTTTGCGAAGAAatgcaaataatttttaatgGTTGTGCAATTATTATTTTCTAGAGTTGGAAGTATTGCTAAAGAGCAGTGGAGATGTCTCAAGAAGTCCCGGCTATGGTTGAGTTCTCAAGACTCTATGGTTGTGATCATAAGCTCTCGAGTGAGTCTAGATTTAAATGAACCGAGAAAAGAGTTAAAATTGATTTGGCAAAAATGGCTAAAGTATAGTTTTGGGGAGAAAATCATATAGAAGAGTTAAGGAAGCATATAGGAGGCAATTGTTTGTGGCTTTACGCAGACTTGCTTAgcttttgattaattttttaggAGAAATTATTAGATGCACtcgatgtatatatatattattttttataattatgtgaGATTCACTTTTTATATTATAAAGAGAGTTTACTTTTCTATAAAAGAGATAGTACTATTTTTTAGTGTTCCAAGTGTATATTAACCATTTTTTAACCTTGTCTTGTTCCTAATGTTGGCACATTGAATTTTCAAAATCCctccaaataataataataataataataataataataataataataataataatataatttaatttattttttatatttaagtacttaaatattataattttaatatacatatattattaaaattatattttaaacttATATTTCTAACTcatgatttattttttaataaataaataaatttatataatgtattcttgtcacaacccaacctataggccggaccggcacttggacctgggccagcctaaagcccccgaggcccgtagtaagcctaactattcattaatccaactctaaggcccatttgggcccaatatcaagaaatcaaccggacggagtccggctataaagtggacctttcaacggggagtttttggctcacccgacctgtaaacaaaatatatcatcaattggggagctcagctcaccctccacatactcatcagcataaagataaatgggagctcagctccctcatccaatccatcaaacaggcatatcattatttttacaggtccacataacaattatattacagacccaaatcatttaaatatttctaacacatgcggaaaatctaggagtaaataaaattacacaaatattgaataacaacctgcgaagaagaaaagcaggttaaccacaataaaatcttcCTCAGCTTTGAAAAATATTGAGCGAGtggcgttcgactta harbors:
- the LOC110649153 gene encoding phragmoplastin DRP1E isoform X1; translation: MTTMESLIGLVNRIQRACTVLGDYGGEDNAFSSLWEALPSVAVVGGQSSGKSSVLESIVGRDFLPRGSGIVTRRPLVLQLHKTEEGSQEYAEFLHLPKRRFTDFALVRKEIQDETDRMTGKTKQISPVPIHLSIYSPNVVNLTLIDLPGLTKVAVEGQPESVVQEIETMVRSYVEKPNCVILAISPANQDIATSDAIKLSREVDPSGERTFGVLTKLDLMDKGTNALDVLEGRSYRLQHPWVGIVNRSQADINKNIDMIVARRKEREYFATSPDYGHLANKMGSEYLAKLLSKHLESVIRARIPSITSLINKSIEELESEMDHLGRPVAVDAGAQLYTILELCRAFDRIFKEHLEGGRTGGDRIYGVFDNQLPAALRKLPFDRHLSQQNVRRVVSEADGYQPHLIAPEQGYRRLIEGALNYFRGPAEASVDAVHFVLKELVRKSIGETQELKRFPTLQAEIAAASNESLERFREDSKKTVIRLVDMESSYLTVEFFRRLPQEVEKGGSPAGNPASSTVDRYTEGHFRRIGSNVSSYIMMVSETLKNTIPKAVVYCQVREAKQSLLNHFYTQIGKKEGKQLSQLLDEDPALMERRQQCAKRLELYKASRDEIDSVSWAR
- the LOC110649153 gene encoding phragmoplastin DRP1E isoform X2 — protein: MESSGKSSVLESIVGRDFLPRGSGIVTRRPLVLQLHKTEEGSQEYAEFLHLPKRRFTDFALVRKEIQDETDRMTGKTKQISPVPIHLSIYSPNVVNLTLIDLPGLTKVAVEGQPESVVQEIETMVRSYVEKPNCVILAISPANQDIATSDAIKLSREVDPSGERTFGVLTKLDLMDKGTNALDVLEGRSYRLQHPWVGIVNRSQADINKNIDMIVARRKEREYFATSPDYGHLANKMGSEYLAKLLSKHLESVIRARIPSITSLINKSIEELESEMDHLGRPVAVDAGAQLYTILELCRAFDRIFKEHLEGGRTGGDRIYGVFDNQLPAALRKLPFDRHLSQQNVRRVVSEADGYQPHLIAPEQGYRRLIEGALNYFRGPAEASVDAVHFVLKELVRKSIGETQELKRFPTLQAEIAAASNESLERFREDSKKTVIRLVDMESSYLTVEFFRRLPQEVEKGGSPAGNPASSTVDRYTEGHFRRIGSNVSSYIMMVSETLKNTIPKAVVYCQVREAKQSLLNHFYTQIGKKEGKQLSQLLDEDPALMERRQQCAKRLELYKASRDEIDSVSWAR